TTTAGTCATGTTTTACTCCCCGAAAATTTCTCAAATTAGAATTTCTATCCAAGGCTGGCGTACCTCAGGTACAGATTCACAGAGTTCAAAAATATGTTGCTGATCTCAAAGGCGATTTGTACACCACTTTGCAAGAAAGAACTACTACGAGTTCAGTAGAATGATCCGCATGGAAAACATCGGATTCGGTATCGACGTTGGCGGCTCTGGCATTAAGGGAGCGCGCGTGAATCTAGACACAGGAGAATTCGTAGGAGATCGTATCAAGATCCTTACCCCTAAACCTGCAACCCCCGATGCAGTCGCCGAAACAGCTAAACGCATCCTCGATCAAGCCGAATGGGAAGGGCCTGTCGGCATTACTCTGCCTTCCGTCATTCATGAACAACGAGCTCTCACCGCCGCCAATATCGACCCGTCTTGGATTGATGTAGACGTAAAAGAGTTATTTGCTCGACACTTGGGCAACACCGAAGTTTCGGTTCTCAATGATGCAGACGCTGCTGGGTTAGCAGAAGCTCAATTTGGTGATCCCGTTGCACGTGAAGGAAGCGTAATCCTTCTCACTTTTGGCACGGGTATTGGTTCGGCATTCTTAGTCAACGGCACGTTGTTTCCTAACACTGAGCTTGGCCACATGCTCATCGATGGTGAAGAAGCAGAAAGATTCGCATCGTCTGCAGCAAAAGATCGCGATGAAATCGGATACGGAAAGTGGGCAAAGCGTGTATCGAAGGTGCTCAACGAATACGAGCGGCTCTTTTGGCCATCAGCTTTTATCGTCGGTGGTGGTATCTCCCGTAAAGCCGAAAAGTGGGTACCTCGCCTCACTGTTAACACCAAGGTTGTCCCAGCTCAGTTAAGAAACACCGCTGGAATCGTAGGAGCTGCTATGGCAGCATCCCAAAATCTTCACCCCTAGCTACTCGAAGCAACGTTACGGCTGGAATTTAATGCAATTTGCACCAGCCGTCACATAAATAAGCCGTATCAAACTCCCCTGATCCCACAATAGGAACATTCAATACGGCAAAAATTACTGTTTTGTTTTATAATGGCGTTTTGTCTAACTGAGCGTGCTAACACGATCATTAGAGTGTAATCACAGCAACCGAACTGCATGTACGCAATCGTGCGCTATGGTGCCATGCCAAAGT
The sequence above is drawn from the Corynebacterium rouxii genome and encodes:
- the ppgK gene encoding polyphosphate--glucose phosphotransferase, which translates into the protein MIRMENIGFGIDVGGSGIKGARVNLDTGEFVGDRIKILTPKPATPDAVAETAKRILDQAEWEGPVGITLPSVIHEQRALTAANIDPSWIDVDVKELFARHLGNTEVSVLNDADAAGLAEAQFGDPVAREGSVILLTFGTGIGSAFLVNGTLFPNTELGHMLIDGEEAERFASSAAKDRDEIGYGKWAKRVSKVLNEYERLFWPSAFIVGGGISRKAEKWVPRLTVNTKVVPAQLRNTAGIVGAAMAASQNLHP